In one Paramormyrops kingsleyae isolate MSU_618 chromosome 18, PKINGS_0.4, whole genome shotgun sequence genomic region, the following are encoded:
- the LOC111847864 gene encoding lysophospholipase D GDPD1, protein MCAAVYVLSAVTGYVLASALFLKCPSLLHRRKREQFLSRHISHRGGAGENLENTMAAFRHAVQLGTDMLELDCHLTRDEQVVVSHDANLKRLTGINACISDLPYDALPPYLCKLGVTFQSESSCEGGEDKRIPLLKEVFDSFPDTPVNIDIKVNDNILIQKVSELVKQYNREHLTVWGNASSKIVQKCYRENPHIPILFSMRRVVMLVGLFYTGLLPFVPLREQFLEIPMPSIIRKLKGPENMTRSQRAAVWLTDTLLMRKALFDHLTARGIQVYVWVLNDEEEFKRAFNLGATGVMTDFPTKLKEFMEQNGMTRSH, encoded by the exons ATGTGCGCCGCCGTTTACGTCCTGTCCGCCGTTACTGGATACGTCCTCGCCTCGGCTCTTTTTCTCAAGTGTCCGTCTCTGTTGCATCGGAGGAAGCGGGAGCAGTTCCTCAGCAGACACATCTCCCACCGCGGCG GTGCTGGCGAGAACTTGGAGAACACAATGGCAGCCTTTAGACA CGCGGTGCAGCTGGGGACTGACATGCTGGAACTGGACTGTCATCTCACGAGGGATGAGCAGGTCGTGGTGTCACATGATGCCAATCTGAAGAGGCTCACTGGCATTAATGCCTGCATTTCCGATTTGCCCTATGAT GCGCTGCCTCCATACTTGTGCAAGCTTGGTGTGACTTTCCAAAGTG AGTCCTCCTGTGAAGGAGGTGAGGACAAGCGCATCCCGTTGCTGAAAGAGGTGTTTGACTCCTTCCCAGACACTCCCGTCAACATTGACATCAAAGTCAACGACAACATCCTCATACAGAAG GTCTCAGAATTAGTCAAGCAGTATAACCGGGAGCACCTGACCGTATGGGGCAATGCCAGCAGCAAGATAGTGCAGAAGTGCTACAGGGAG AATCCCCACATTCCCATTCTGTTCAGCATGAGGAGAGTGGTCATGCTGGTGGGGCTCTTCTACACCGGCCTGCTGCCCTTCGTGCCCCTCAGAGAGCAGTTCCTGGAAATCCCCATGCCGTCCATCATCAGAAA GCTGAAGGGTCCCGAAAATATGACGAGAAGCCAGAGGGCAGCCGTCTGGCTCACCGACAC GCTGCTGATGAGAAAAGCCTTGTTTGACCACTTAACTGCAAGAGGAATTCAG GTCTACGTCTGGGTGCTGAACGACGAGGAAGAATTCAAGAGAGCCTTCAACTTGGGGGCCACTGGAGTCATGACAGACTTCCCCACTAAGCTGAAGGAGTTCATGGAGCAAAATGGCATGACAAGGTCCCACTGA
- the smg8 gene encoding nonsense-mediated mRNA decay factor SMG8: protein MAVPMSMGALLLSEIAEDPLYKDEGLCVLGIFGKSAMLPDSAKDSLVNVLADKNIFPLFGPDEADCPAGGSFIQAYYSQDSRVLYLVLTSVYDNRQLLRACETLSTGIGHSEAHDFWKGAEKQHCLQLLYLFSLCHILLLVHPTCSFDVTYDRLFRALDALRQKVLPLLRAAIKDCSVSKEWKLNCRPCPPRLLFVFQMNGVLKVSGGTGSSGLSGNGADAPGGSSEKPKKHSPRRRLQHALEDQIYRIFRKSRVLTNQSSNCLFTVPANQAFVYVIPGPDEDPIGALLGQLRANCALRENDTGVSVPGNRRYQQMRHAARQPSFNVENSSLSTAGGQLVDCTLKEFLWQHVDLVLTRKGFDDSVGRNPQPSHFELPTYSKWAQVAFKLYQVLIDSNEEESAELAMKLQAQMKVLEGFLDADSKFSENRCQKALPLAHSAYQSNLPHNYTTTVHKNQLAQALRVYSQHARGVAFQRYAVQLHEDCYKFWSNGHQLCEERSLTDQHCVHKFHLLPKQGEKPEMDRNPPILYHNSRGRSTSSCNCGRKQATREDPFDIQAANYDFYQMLEEKCCGKLERIHFPVFQPSTPDPAPASNEANKPLESGASGEGERLKEKETLGHSPGEGTSLSLALSLGHSTDSLGTYGEGAEGQEKRPSLVDRQPSTVEYLPGMMHSGCPKGLLPKFSSWSLVKLGPAKAYNCHTGLEQPGFLPGSAFLLPWDIVIRCRSEEEPGLSEPLDGGPSSWPVPNKALAGKRGGVSGLGRGRRRDDVARAFVGFEYEDGRGRRFLSAGPDKVVKALGPGTVKEPATRVLNSDMPLYIPSPAQGRGLKPHYAQLARLFVVVPDAPLDIILNPQVQPGPPPCPLFHPEQTELLLPPDSFWVLRFPYAYVTDRGPCYPPKENQPLASYRVLRGVLRANTVSPTP, encoded by the exons ATGGCGGTGCCCATGAGTATGGGTGCGTTACTGTTGTCAGAAATAGCAGAAGACCCACTGTACAAAGATGAGGGCCTTTGTGTGCTGGGCATCTTCGGGAAAAGCGCTATGCTGCCTGACTCCGCAAAGGACTCCCTCGTTAACGTCCTGGCGGATAAGAATATTTTCCCTCTGTTCGGACCAGATGAGGCAGACTGTCCGGCCGGCGGTAGCTTTATCCAGGCGTATTACAGCCAAGACAGTCGCGTCCTGTACCTGGTGCTCACTTCAGTGTATGACAACCGGCAGCTTCTCCGAGCGTGTGAAACGCTGAGTACTGGGATCGGACATTCCGAAGCGCACGATTTCTGGAAAGGGGCGGAAAAGCAGCACTGCTTACAGTTGCTGTACCTATTCTCGTTGTGCCATATCCTTTTGCTGGTTCATCCTACGTGCTCATTTGATGTTACCTATGACAGACTATTTCGTGCTCTGGATGCTCTGCGGCAGAAAGTGCTGCCATTGCTGCGCGCTGCTATTAAGGACTGCTCGGTGTCCAAGGAATGGAAGCTGAACTGTAGGCCATGCCCTCCACGCCTGCTTTTCGTCTTCCAGATGAACGGGGTGCTGAAAGTCAGCGGGGGTACTGGGTCGTCAGGATTGAGCGGAAACGGCGCGGATGCGCCCGGGGGAAGCTCCGAGAAGCCCAAAAAGCACTCGCCACGGAGGCGCCTGCAGCATGCACTGGAGGACCAAATTTATAGGATTTTCCGCAAGAGTCGAGTCCTCACCAATCAAAGCAGTAACTGCCTTTTTACCGTTCCCGCAAACCAGGCATTCGTGTACGTGATTCCGGGGCCCGACGAAGATCCGATTGGTGCCTTGCTGGGGCAGCTGCGGGCGAATTGCGCCCTGCGGGAAAATGATACGGGAGTTTCGGTGCCTGGGAACAGGCGTTACCAGCAGATGCGCCACGCTGCCAGACAGCCTTCGTTCAATGTGGAGAACAGCAGCCTCTCTACTGCCGGCGGACAGCTAGTGGACTGCACCCTGAAGGAGTTTCTGTGGCAGCACGTCGATCTTGTGCTGACCAGGAAGGGTTTCGATGACAGCGTGGGTCGCAATCCTCAGCCCTCTCATTTTGAGCTACCGACGTACTCGAAATGGGCCCAGGTTGCATTTAAACTCTATCAAGTCTTGATCGACAGCAACGAGGAAGAGTCTGCTGAGCTTGCCATGAAACTGCAAGCTCAGATGAAGGTGTTAGAGGGTTTCCTTGACGCAGACTCCAAGTTCTCCGAAAACAGGTGTCAGAAAGCGCTCCCGCTTGCGCACAGCGCGTACCAGTCCAACCTGCCCCATAACTACACTACAACGGTACATAAAAACCAACTGGCGCAGGCGCTGAGGGTTTACAGCCAGCACGCGCGTGGCGTGGCCTTCCAGCGCTATGCAGTGCAGCTGCATGAAGACTGCTACAAATTCTGGAGTAACGGGCATCAACTATGTGAAGAACGGAGCCTCACAGATCAACACTGTGTCCATAAATTCCACCTCTTGCCCAAGCAAG GGGAGAAGCCGGAGATGGACCGGAACCCGCCCATCCTTTACCacaacagcagggggcgctccaCGAGCTCCTGTAACTGTGGCCGCAAGCAGGCCACTCGCGAGGATCCTTTCGACATCCAAGCGGCCAACTATGACTTCTATCAA ATGCTGGAGGAGAAGTGTTGTGGCAAACTGGAGAGGATCCACTTCCCTGTTTTTCAGCCCAGCACGCCAGATCCGGCCCCAGCGTCTAATGAAGCTAACAAGCCCCTTGAGTCAGGGGCATCTGGGGAAGGAGAGAGGCTAAAGGAGAAGGAGACTTTGGGACATTCTCCTGGGGAGGGTACTAGCCTCAGCCTGGCCCTCAGCCTGGGACATTCCACGGACAGCCTTGGGACGTATGGGGAAGGGGCAGAGGGTCAAGAGAAAAGGCCCAGTCTAGTGGACAGACAGCCCTCCACCGTGGAGTATCTCCCAGGCATGATGCACTCCGGTTGTCCCAAGGGTCTCTTACCCAAATTTTCTAGTTGGTCTCTGGTAAAGCTGGGCCCAGCCAAGGCCTACAATTGCCACACTGGTCTGGAGCAACCCGGCTTCCTCCCAGGCTCCGCCTTCTTGCTTCCTTGGGACATCGTGATTCGCTGCCGTTCGGAGGAGGAGCCGGGACTTTCCGAGCCTCTCGATGGAGGCCCCTCCTCCTGGCCGGTGCCAAACAAAGCGTTGGCCGGGAAGCGAGGGGGAGTCAGTGGGCTGGGTCGGGGCCGCAGACGGGATGATGTGGCCCGTGCCTTCGTTGGCTTCGAATATGAAGATGGTCGTGGGCGCCGTTTTCTAAGCGCCGGACCAGACAAGGTGGTGAAGGCTCTCGGCCCAGGCACCGTCAAAGAACCCGCCACGCGCGTTCTTAATTCCGATATGCCCCTGTACATCCCCTCTCCCGCCCAAGGCCGGGGCCTTAAGCCTCACTACGCCCAGCTAGCACGACTCTTCGTTGTCGTTCCTGACGCACCTCTAGACATTATTCTCAACCCACAG GTCCAGCCGggaccccccccctgcccactgTTCCACCCAGAGCAGACTGAGCTGCTTCTGCCCCCAGACAGCTTCTGGGTGCTACGCTTCCCGTACGCCTACGTGACAGACCGAGGGCCCTGCTACCCGCCCAAGGAGAACCAGCCGCTGGCCAGCTACCGTGTTCTGAGGGGCGTCTTGCGTGCCAACACCGTCAGCCCCACACCCTAA